The proteins below come from a single Leptospirillum ferriphilum genomic window:
- a CDS encoding NAD(P)H-dependent glycerol-3-phosphate dehydrogenase, with protein sequence MNPIPSTEPVFSRASLSPLVLGGGSWGTALALHLGWGGDPVVQWVRDPILAKDIRQTRENRVYLPGVSYPSSLRIENDLEAALEGARLLVLAVPCQAVREVLEKVRALLPAPLPLIGGTKGIERKTHMLVSAIVREVYSENPETYAVLSGPSFAREVVRKLPTAVVLASPSPRLAREAQKLFSGPSFKVYTRQDVIGLEVAGAMKNVMALAAGISDGMQLGANSRAALLTRGLAEMTRLGVRLGAHPQTFSGLGGVGDLMLTATSELSRNRRVGVLLGQGNSLPEVLREVGQVAEGVPTTQSAHELAKEILVDLPITTAIYQILYEGSGLEETLQSLMSRPSRSEEEDVVSGG encoded by the coding sequence TTGAATCCGATCCCGTCGACTGAGCCTGTTTTTTCCCGGGCTTCCCTTTCCCCTCTCGTTCTGGGTGGCGGGTCCTGGGGAACCGCTCTTGCCCTTCATCTCGGTTGGGGGGGCGATCCGGTTGTCCAGTGGGTCCGTGACCCCATTCTGGCCAAGGATATTCGTCAGACCCGGGAGAATCGGGTTTATCTTCCGGGTGTTTCCTATCCTTCCTCTCTCCGGATTGAAAACGATCTGGAAGCGGCTCTTGAAGGAGCACGCCTTCTCGTGCTGGCCGTTCCCTGCCAGGCTGTCCGGGAGGTTCTGGAGAAGGTCCGGGCTCTGCTTCCGGCACCCTTGCCCCTGATCGGAGGGACGAAGGGGATCGAGCGAAAAACCCATATGCTGGTTTCGGCGATTGTCCGGGAGGTCTATTCGGAAAACCCCGAAACGTATGCGGTCCTGTCGGGTCCCTCCTTTGCCAGGGAGGTTGTCCGGAAGCTTCCGACCGCGGTCGTTCTGGCTTCACCGTCTCCCCGACTGGCACGCGAGGCCCAGAAACTTTTTTCAGGCCCATCTTTCAAGGTCTATACCCGTCAGGATGTGATCGGTCTGGAAGTCGCCGGGGCGATGAAAAACGTCATGGCCCTGGCGGCGGGTATTTCGGACGGAATGCAGCTGGGGGCGAACAGCCGGGCCGCTCTTCTGACCCGGGGACTTGCGGAGATGACCCGTCTGGGGGTTCGACTCGGAGCCCATCCGCAAACGTTTTCCGGTCTGGGGGGAGTGGGAGATCTGATGCTGACCGCAACCTCAGAGCTTTCCCGGAACAGGAGGGTGGGAGTTCTTCTGGGCCAGGGAAACTCGCTTCCCGAAGTCCTGCGGGAAGTCGGCCAGGTGGCGGAGGGGGTACCGACCACCCAGTCCGCCCATGAGCTGGCAAAAGAAATCCTGGTCGATCTTCCGATTACGACGGCCATTTATCAGATACTGTACGAGGGCTCAGGGCTGGAGGAAACGCTTCAGTCCCTGATGTCAAGACCTTCTCGTTCGGAAGAGGAAGATGTGGTTTCCGGGGGGTAG
- a CDS encoding DUF971 domain-containing protein, whose product MTPMPSSVKPVEGRSVLIEWQDGHSSLYENVYLREHCQCAECVHEWTGEKLISRERIPADIRPVSVSAVGNYALSIRFSDGHGTGVYSYELLRKICPCPLCKA is encoded by the coding sequence ATGACACCCATGCCATCTTCCGTAAAACCCGTCGAGGGGCGTTCTGTTCTTATTGAGTGGCAGGATGGCCATTCAAGTCTGTATGAGAATGTTTATTTGCGCGAACATTGCCAATGTGCCGAATGTGTTCACGAATGGACCGGCGAGAAGCTGATTTCGCGGGAGCGCATTCCGGCGGACATCCGTCCGGTTTCTGTCTCGGCAGTGGGGAACTATGCCCTTTCGATCCGCTTCAGCGACGGGCACGGGACAGGTGTCTACTCCTACGAACTTCTCCGGAAAATCTGTCCCTGCCCTCTCTGCAAGGCGTAA
- the truA gene encoding tRNA pseudouridine(38-40) synthase TruA, which translates to MQRFAFVVSYDGRGFQGWQSQIRGNAVQDHIEEAFCRLTRQDVRISGSGRTDTGVSAAGQVFHCDLAGPGWTPDSLSRGLNHFLSPAIRILQAAAVAPDFHARHDVVRKIYRYRWVSRSRKMREVGPTEDPFCGTFLPPVHWTLLQQATKLLEGSNDFTRFTVQKSCPEDARRTIDAIQWIAGPYTLDLWVAGRGFLHMMIRYLAMALLETGQQKRSLKSFQDLLLTGSLPPVPALHPAPPQGLSLVRVLYGKKDPFPAGSLTFPNGE; encoded by the coding sequence ATGCAACGGTTTGCCTTTGTCGTGTCCTACGACGGAAGAGGTTTCCAGGGCTGGCAGTCCCAAATCCGCGGGAACGCGGTCCAGGACCACATAGAAGAGGCCTTTTGCAGGCTGACAAGACAGGACGTCCGGATATCGGGTTCCGGCCGGACCGACACTGGTGTTTCCGCGGCCGGACAAGTCTTTCACTGTGACCTTGCCGGACCCGGCTGGACTCCGGACTCTCTTTCGCGGGGGCTGAACCACTTTCTGTCTCCGGCCATCCGAATCCTCCAGGCAGCGGCCGTTGCCCCGGATTTTCATGCCCGCCACGATGTTGTCCGGAAAATCTATCGTTATCGCTGGGTCTCCCGGTCCCGGAAAATGAGAGAAGTCGGTCCCACCGAAGACCCTTTCTGCGGAACGTTTCTCCCCCCGGTCCATTGGACGCTTCTTCAGCAGGCCACGAAACTGCTCGAGGGGTCAAACGACTTTACCCGCTTTACCGTTCAAAAATCCTGCCCCGAAGACGCCCGGCGTACGATCGACGCCATACAGTGGATTGCCGGACCATACACACTCGATTTATGGGTGGCGGGCCGTGGTTTCCTTCATATGATGATCCGCTATCTGGCCATGGCTCTCCTGGAAACAGGCCAGCAGAAAAGGAGCCTGAAAAGCTTTCAGGACCTTTTGCTGACCGGAAGTCTTCCGCCGGTTCCCGCTCTCCATCCGGCACCCCCGCAGGGTTTGTCCCTCGTGCGCGTTCTCTACGGGAAAAAAGATCCTTTTCCGGCTGGCAGCCTCACGTTCCCGAACGGAGAGTAA
- a CDS encoding Mrp/NBP35 family ATP-binding protein has protein sequence MTQVAEEKVWQALSRVIEPDFKKDLVTLKMIENLKIEDGKVSFTIVLTTPACPLKDEMKNACNEALRSVPGVTSTEIAFTARTTSGTFSGKAPITGVRNVLAVSSGKGGVGKSTTSVNLAVGLQALGAKVGILDADVYGPNIPMMLGIKTQPKQVENRFIPPSSNGIACMSMAFLVPPGTPLIWRGPMLHGVIQQFVRDVEWGELDYLIVDMPPGTGDAQLSLAQLVPLSGAVIVTTPQEVSLSDSRRGLAMFQKVNVPILGIIENMSMFVCPNCHHETPIFSQGGGEMAAKELKVPFLGRIPIDLSIREGGDQGVPIGIAQPQSPISKSYETIAGQIASAISILNAGAKPIQIANFG, from the coding sequence ATGACCCAAGTCGCGGAAGAAAAAGTCTGGCAAGCGCTCAGTCGGGTCATCGAACCCGATTTCAAGAAAGATCTCGTGACGCTGAAGATGATCGAAAATCTGAAGATCGAAGACGGAAAGGTCTCCTTTACCATCGTCCTGACCACCCCGGCCTGCCCGTTGAAAGACGAGATGAAAAATGCCTGCAACGAGGCTCTCCGGTCCGTCCCCGGCGTCACATCGACGGAAATTGCCTTTACGGCAAGGACAACGTCCGGTACTTTTTCCGGCAAAGCTCCCATTACCGGCGTACGGAACGTTCTGGCCGTTTCAAGCGGGAAAGGCGGAGTCGGAAAATCGACCACCAGCGTGAATCTGGCCGTGGGACTCCAGGCCCTGGGCGCCAAGGTGGGTATTCTGGATGCCGATGTCTATGGACCAAACATTCCGATGATGCTGGGCATCAAAACCCAGCCGAAGCAGGTGGAAAACCGCTTTATTCCTCCGTCTTCAAACGGCATTGCCTGCATGTCGATGGCGTTTCTCGTCCCCCCGGGAACCCCTCTCATCTGGCGCGGTCCCATGCTCCATGGCGTCATCCAGCAATTTGTGCGGGACGTCGAATGGGGCGAACTCGATTACCTGATTGTCGACATGCCTCCCGGAACAGGCGATGCGCAGCTTTCTCTCGCACAGCTTGTCCCCTTGTCGGGCGCCGTCATCGTCACCACTCCCCAGGAGGTCTCCCTTTCCGACTCCCGCAGGGGCCTCGCCATGTTTCAGAAAGTGAATGTGCCGATTCTGGGAATCATTGAAAACATGAGCATGTTCGTGTGTCCGAACTGTCATCACGAAACGCCGATTTTTTCTCAGGGAGGCGGAGAAATGGCGGCAAAAGAACTGAAAGTTCCCTTCCTCGGCCGGATCCCGATCGATCTGTCCATCCGGGAAGGCGGTGATCAGGGAGTTCCGATCGGAATCGCCCAGCCCCAGTCCCCGATTTCGAAGTCCTATGAAACCATTGCCGGACAGATCGCTTCCGCGATCAGTATTTTGAATGCCGGCGCGAAACCCATTCAGATCGCGAACTTTGGATGA
- the iscX gene encoding Fe-S cluster assembly protein IscX, whose product MNWNEPYEIGYQLLEHHPETDPLTVRFTDLHRYVIELPGFTGDPKASNEKILEAIQMAWLEEWNDKD is encoded by the coding sequence ATGAATTGGAACGAACCCTATGAAATCGGATACCAGCTTCTGGAGCATCATCCCGAGACCGATCCCCTGACCGTTCGGTTCACCGATCTCCATCGGTATGTGATAGAGCTTCCCGGCTTCACGGGAGATCCGAAGGCATCGAACGAAAAAATTCTGGAAGCGATCCAGATGGCGTGGCTGGAAGAATGGAACGACAAGGATTGA
- a CDS encoding 2Fe-2S iron-sulfur cluster-binding protein gives MPKIHFPELGKTVEALEGESILKAALRAGIPVEHNCGGVCACSTCHVIVEEGGNTLSPMQEDEEDQLDEAEGLTLKSRLSCQALVHGDIVVRIPPCTKGGHEH, from the coding sequence ATGCCCAAAATCCATTTTCCGGAACTCGGAAAAACAGTCGAAGCCCTCGAAGGAGAGTCCATCCTGAAAGCGGCCCTTCGCGCGGGGATTCCCGTGGAGCACAATTGTGGAGGCGTTTGCGCATGCTCCACCTGCCACGTGATCGTCGAAGAGGGAGGGAACACACTCTCTCCCATGCAGGAAGACGAAGAGGACCAGCTGGATGAAGCGGAAGGCCTGACCCTGAAATCCCGGCTTTCCTGTCAGGCTCTCGTGCACGGGGATATCGTCGTGCGCATCCCGCCCTGCACCAAGGGCGGACATGAACATTAG
- the dnaK gene encoding molecular chaperone DnaK, which translates to MSRTVVGIDLGTTNSLVAVMIEDRIVVIPDDDGRPLLPSVVALSPAGVQVGYPARARLNDPETTVVYSAKRLMGKSFEDVRLELPLLSYPVESVRDLPMIPDRFRNRHLSPPEIGAIVLGELKKRAERYLNQPVQDAVITVPAYFNDAQRQATKDAGQMAGLNVLRIVNEPTSAALAYGFGSGKDGIFAVYDLGGGTFDFSLLKVRKGIFEVLATNGDTHLGGDDFDQAIVEHWQSVHPDLKNSAQRFEVRDLLRKEAEKAKIALSSADSVRIHIPSLGLDTALTRKTLNQLVEPLVQRTLVPVRRALEDAGIPVQEVDGVILVGGATRLPRIKDAVRDLFGKPIYDSVDPDLVVAEGAAVQGHILSGQRKDLLLLDVTPLSLGIETMGGVMSTLIPRNTTIPTQAKEMFTTFLDGQTRVDIHVLQGERELAKDNRSLARFSLTGIDPMIAGAARIEVTFMIDANGILDVRAVDQKTGQSQGVVVHSSYGLSREDVRDLIKESFAHAKEDFETRLLIDARTEAKTVLNATRRALEKLDDAIVPPEERAAIHEQMTRLEKAMDGTDGRKVRDETTRLDQVTRPLAERLMNHSVQEALGGKTVDN; encoded by the coding sequence GTGTCCAGAACTGTTGTCGGCATAGACCTCGGAACAACCAATTCCCTGGTTGCCGTGATGATTGAGGACCGGATCGTGGTGATCCCGGATGACGATGGACGACCGCTCCTGCCATCCGTTGTCGCCCTCTCTCCGGCCGGTGTCCAGGTGGGATATCCTGCCAGAGCCCGTCTGAACGATCCGGAGACAACCGTCGTGTATTCGGCAAAACGTCTGATGGGAAAAAGCTTCGAGGACGTCCGGCTGGAACTCCCCCTCCTGTCCTACCCTGTCGAATCCGTCCGGGACCTTCCCATGATTCCGGATCGCTTCCGCAACCGCCATCTTTCCCCCCCGGAAATCGGGGCGATTGTTCTTGGCGAGCTGAAAAAACGAGCGGAACGCTATCTGAACCAGCCAGTTCAGGATGCCGTCATCACAGTCCCGGCCTACTTCAACGATGCGCAGCGGCAGGCCACGAAAGACGCCGGCCAGATGGCGGGCCTGAATGTTCTCCGGATCGTGAACGAACCGACCTCCGCCGCTCTCGCCTACGGGTTCGGGTCCGGGAAAGACGGCATTTTCGCCGTCTACGACCTGGGCGGAGGAACCTTCGATTTCAGCCTGCTCAAAGTCCGCAAGGGAATTTTCGAAGTTCTCGCCACCAATGGCGATACCCATCTCGGAGGGGATGACTTTGACCAGGCGATTGTCGAACACTGGCAATCCGTGCACCCGGACCTCAAAAACAGCGCACAGCGCTTTGAAGTCCGGGATCTTCTCCGCAAGGAAGCCGAAAAGGCGAAAATCGCGCTTTCTTCAGCCGACAGCGTGCGGATCCACATCCCGTCTCTTGGTCTGGACACCGCTCTGACGAGAAAAACCCTGAACCAGCTGGTCGAACCCCTGGTCCAGAGGACGCTCGTGCCGGTTCGTCGGGCGCTTGAGGATGCGGGCATCCCGGTCCAGGAAGTCGACGGTGTCATTCTTGTCGGAGGAGCAACCCGCCTTCCGCGCATCAAGGACGCCGTCCGGGATCTTTTCGGAAAGCCGATCTACGATTCGGTCGACCCGGATCTGGTCGTTGCCGAAGGTGCCGCGGTCCAGGGACATATCCTGTCCGGGCAGCGGAAGGACCTCCTTCTTCTTGATGTCACACCGCTTTCGCTCGGTATTGAAACCATGGGCGGGGTGATGTCGACCCTGATTCCCCGGAACACGACGATTCCGACGCAGGCCAAGGAGATGTTCACCACCTTCCTCGATGGCCAGACGCGGGTCGACATCCATGTTCTCCAGGGAGAACGGGAACTGGCGAAAGACAATCGGAGCCTTGCCCGTTTCTCGCTCACCGGAATCGACCCCATGATCGCGGGAGCCGCCCGGATTGAGGTGACGTTCATGATCGACGCCAACGGAATTCTGGATGTCCGGGCCGTGGACCAGAAAACGGGCCAGTCCCAGGGAGTCGTTGTCCATTCTTCTTACGGCTTGAGCCGGGAAGACGTGCGGGATCTGATCAAGGAATCCTTCGCCCATGCCAAGGAAGATTTCGAAACACGGCTTTTGATCGATGCCCGAACGGAGGCCAAAACGGTTCTGAACGCCACCCGGCGGGCACTTGAAAAGCTGGACGACGCCATCGTTCCTCCGGAGGAACGGGCTGCCATTCATGAACAGATGACGCGTCTGGAAAAAGCCATGGACGGAACGGATGGCCGAAAGGTCCGGGATGAAACAACGCGACTGGACCAGGTGACCCGGCCACTGGCCGAAAGACTGATGAACCATTCCGTCCAGGAAGCTCTGGGCGGAAAGACTGTCGACAACTAG
- the hscB gene encoding Fe-S protein assembly co-chaperone HscB, which produces MATSSAHADPSLCWNCRETVSDEDICPSCVKIQPVGRKADFYSILGLPMRLVIDSTQLTDQFHVKSRIFHPDFHQAEASGEQLISLENSAMVNQAFKTLKDPFERATYFLDLTGPHHSPQGQKTTLSPAHLMEVMEFKESLEEVAGKEGSEKALSRLSQRVSEEESRILERMKQIDALLEGGADASHLPEQDRSALWQALEYRKYLKSIERDLKARMGSTGSPKH; this is translated from the coding sequence ATGGCCACTTCCTCGGCGCATGCGGACCCGTCTCTCTGCTGGAACTGCCGCGAGACGGTGTCCGATGAGGATATCTGTCCGTCCTGCGTCAAAATACAGCCCGTCGGCCGAAAGGCCGATTTTTATTCGATTCTGGGACTTCCCATGCGGCTGGTCATCGATTCCACCCAGCTGACGGATCAGTTCCATGTCAAAAGCCGGATTTTTCATCCCGACTTCCACCAGGCGGAAGCATCCGGCGAACAGCTGATCAGTCTCGAAAACTCCGCCATGGTGAACCAGGCGTTCAAAACGTTGAAGGACCCCTTTGAAAGGGCGACCTATTTTCTGGATCTGACGGGTCCCCATCACTCGCCCCAGGGGCAGAAAACCACGCTTTCTCCGGCTCACCTGATGGAAGTGATGGAGTTCAAGGAATCCCTTGAAGAAGTTGCCGGGAAGGAGGGATCGGAAAAAGCCCTCTCCCGTCTTTCCCAGCGCGTGTCCGAAGAGGAGTCCCGGATTCTGGAACGAATGAAACAGATCGATGCCCTTCTTGAGGGGGGAGCAGATGCGTCCCACCTCCCGGAACAAGACAGGTCCGCACTCTGGCAAGCTCTTGAGTATCGCAAGTACCTGAAATCCATCGAAAGAGACCTGAAGGCACGGATGGGATCGACCGGAAGCCCGAAACACTGA
- a CDS encoding HesB/IscA family protein, whose protein sequence is MINVTEKAAEEVIRLSKSQKKEGKFLRLGIEGGGCSGLSYLIKFEEEAGEFDTIQEGPAGIRILIDPKSMVYLDGSVLDYQGGGLMGGGFKFQNPNATHSCGCGTSFAV, encoded by the coding sequence ATGATCAATGTGACGGAGAAAGCCGCTGAGGAAGTTATCCGACTCTCCAAATCCCAGAAGAAGGAAGGCAAGTTTCTGAGACTCGGGATCGAAGGGGGCGGATGCTCCGGACTTTCCTACCTCATCAAGTTCGAAGAGGAAGCCGGAGAGTTTGACACCATCCAGGAAGGCCCGGCCGGCATCCGGATCCTGATCGATCCGAAATCCATGGTCTATCTCGACGGATCGGTTCTCGACTACCAGGGAGGCGGCCTCATGGGAGGCGGATTCAAATTCCAGAATCCGAACGCGACCCACAGTTGCGGCTGCGGAACATCCTTCGCCGTCTAA
- the iscU gene encoding Fe-S cluster assembly scaffold IscU, protein MAYSDKVVDHYNNPRNMGSFDKSEENVGTGIVGAPECGDVMKLQLKINDAGIIEEAKFKTFGCGSAIASSSLATEWVKGKTVEEALQIKNTDIVQELNLPPVKIHCSVLAEDAIKSAINDYRAKKTPNSEKSEKANV, encoded by the coding sequence ATGGCATATAGTGACAAGGTCGTCGACCACTACAACAACCCGCGCAACATGGGATCGTTCGACAAGTCGGAAGAGAACGTCGGAACCGGTATCGTCGGGGCTCCGGAATGCGGAGACGTGATGAAGCTCCAGCTCAAGATCAATGATGCGGGCATCATCGAAGAGGCCAAGTTCAAAACCTTTGGGTGCGGCAGCGCCATCGCCTCCAGTTCACTGGCGACGGAATGGGTCAAGGGGAAAACGGTGGAGGAAGCCCTCCAGATCAAGAATACGGATATCGTCCAGGAGCTGAATCTCCCCCCTGTCAAGATCCACTGCTCCGTTCTGGCTGAAGACGCGATCAAGAGCGCCATCAACGATTACCGCGCGAAAAAAACGCCGAATTCCGAAAAGTCCGAAAAAGCCAACGTCTGA
- a CDS encoding IscS subfamily cysteine desulfurase: MDRSIYLDNHATTKLDPRVLDAMIPYFTENFGNAASRNHAYGWKAEEAVDQARSDVAALIGADPKEIVFTSGMTESDNLAIKGVAEMYREKGNHLIAVETDIRSILDPLHALERHGFTLTILPVDSKGRVDPEKLREAIRPETILVSMMMVNHEIGTIQPMEEIGKITREKGVLLHINASYSAGTVPIDVNRMNIDLLSMNAHLIYGPKGVGALYVRRKNPRVRVTPQIEGGGHERGLRSGTLNTPGIVGMGVACRLLRENWNSEIAFLTGLRNKLENGIMEELDYVSINGDVDHRSPAVSNLSFAFVEGEALLMGLKEIALSSGSACTSSTLEPSYVLRALGVGTDLAHSSIRFTVGRFNTEEEISYTVRRVKEAVSRLRDMSPLYEMAKEGIDLKSVQWNTH, translated from the coding sequence ATGGATCGATCAATTTACTTGGACAACCACGCTACCACTAAGCTCGACCCCCGGGTCCTCGATGCCATGATTCCCTATTTCACGGAGAATTTCGGCAATGCGGCATCCCGGAACCATGCCTATGGCTGGAAGGCCGAAGAAGCGGTAGACCAGGCACGCTCGGATGTAGCGGCCCTGATCGGGGCCGATCCGAAAGAAATCGTCTTCACCTCCGGGATGACAGAGTCCGACAACCTGGCCATCAAAGGCGTGGCAGAGATGTACCGGGAAAAAGGGAACCATCTGATCGCCGTTGAAACAGATATCCGCTCCATCCTCGATCCCTTGCACGCCCTGGAGCGCCATGGCTTCACCCTGACAATCCTTCCTGTCGACAGCAAAGGCCGCGTCGATCCCGAAAAGCTGCGGGAAGCGATCCGGCCGGAAACAATTCTTGTTTCCATGATGATGGTCAATCATGAAATCGGGACGATCCAGCCGATGGAGGAGATTGGAAAAATCACCCGTGAAAAAGGCGTTCTCCTTCACATCAACGCGAGCTATTCGGCGGGAACCGTGCCAATCGACGTCAACCGCATGAACATCGACCTTCTTTCCATGAATGCCCATCTCATTTATGGTCCGAAGGGAGTGGGAGCCCTTTATGTCCGCCGGAAGAATCCGAGAGTCCGCGTAACTCCCCAGATCGAGGGCGGAGGACACGAACGGGGCCTTCGGTCGGGGACGCTCAACACGCCGGGGATCGTCGGAATGGGCGTTGCCTGCCGCCTCTTGCGGGAAAACTGGAACTCTGAAATCGCGTTTTTGACCGGACTTCGAAACAAGCTCGAAAACGGAATCATGGAAGAACTGGACTATGTGTCCATCAACGGAGACGTCGACCACCGTTCTCCGGCCGTTTCCAATCTCTCTTTCGCCTTCGTCGAGGGCGAAGCTCTTCTGATGGGGCTGAAAGAGATCGCCCTGTCTTCCGGCTCGGCCTGCACTTCGTCGACCCTCGAGCCATCCTACGTTCTCCGGGCGCTGGGGGTCGGAACCGATCTCGCACACTCCTCGATCCGATTCACCGTGGGTCGTTTCAATACCGAAGAGGAGATTTCCTACACTGTCCGGCGGGTCAAGGAAGCTGTCAGCCGGCTGAGGGACATGTCGCCCCTCTATGAAATGGCAAAAGAAGGGATCGACCTGAAATCCGTCCAGTGGAACACACACTGA
- a CDS encoding RrF2 family transcriptional regulator gives MLKLTKKVDYALLALSFLSQQEEGQVVNIREVSEAYQIPTEILAKVLQRLSKKGILQSHHAPKGGYSLKKPARNVSILDVINAIDGSVGILSCSDGHDKTCQQIDNCDIRSPLERIQGKIMWLLEDMSLEEFIHSEPTTGGVLHGSINLLGQPRYH, from the coding sequence TTGCTGAAACTGACGAAAAAAGTTGACTACGCTCTCTTGGCACTCAGCTTTCTTTCACAACAGGAAGAAGGGCAGGTCGTCAACATCCGGGAGGTCTCCGAGGCTTATCAGATACCGACAGAAATACTGGCCAAGGTCCTGCAGCGCCTTTCCAAAAAAGGCATCCTGCAGAGCCACCACGCCCCGAAAGGCGGCTACTCTCTCAAGAAACCGGCCAGAAACGTTTCCATTCTTGACGTCATCAATGCGATCGATGGGTCCGTCGGAATTCTGAGCTGCTCGGACGGCCACGACAAAACGTGCCAGCAGATAGACAATTGCGATATACGCTCTCCCCTGGAACGGATCCAGGGAAAAATTATGTGGCTTCTCGAGGACATGTCCCTCGAGGAGTTTATCCATAGCGAGCCCACAACGGGAGGAGTCCTTCATGGATCGATCAATTTACTTGGACAACCACGCTACCACTAA
- a CDS encoding phospholipase D-like domain-containing protein produces the protein MADSSLHPDSEQISPSLDRHTDAEFQDPEVLYRNEQFVMTQMGVSFAMILGMTFGMSGLTIAFMSDQVKGLEVVGWGMIIFTLSSLLHLLVSRIWSGHIETRAITRNGYLLVLSLLSATVYLYALFSDTVYVFMGFIAANVYFPLFGRFILSIEPPPPPLRQGGFNITPFSRVALAAIVLLGIIIGMGVGMSSSGSQSTGRGLFARQIVVRKIEHSRKSIHMIVFRFIKPYRILEALSEKAHSGVKVEVLAMPDTFKKDPSSLATLQSAGIPVRILPPDTPKWLRPYSIIDSRILLQGSRGWADTPVPFQKQLSVQSSMLLFERIRRMDFNFRVFWEHSHPISPSGSAANLPVPR, from the coding sequence TTGGCCGATTCATCCTTGCATCCCGATTCAGAACAGATCTCCCCATCCCTGGACAGACACACCGACGCAGAGTTTCAGGATCCGGAAGTCCTCTACAGGAACGAACAGTTCGTCATGACCCAGATGGGGGTCTCCTTTGCGATGATCCTGGGGATGACCTTCGGAATGTCGGGCCTGACAATCGCCTTCATGTCCGACCAGGTCAAGGGGCTTGAGGTTGTGGGGTGGGGAATGATCATCTTTACCCTTTCCTCCCTGCTCCATCTGCTGGTCAGCCGAATCTGGTCCGGCCACATCGAAACCCGGGCCATCACGCGGAACGGCTATTTGCTGGTGCTCTCTCTTTTGTCCGCCACCGTTTATCTTTATGCCCTTTTTTCCGACACGGTCTATGTTTTTATGGGGTTCATCGCCGCAAATGTGTATTTTCCCCTTTTCGGCCGCTTCATACTCTCGATCGAGCCTCCTCCGCCTCCCCTTCGACAGGGAGGCTTCAATATCACTCCCTTCAGCCGGGTCGCCCTGGCCGCGATCGTTCTTCTGGGGATCATCATCGGCATGGGTGTCGGCATGTCGTCTTCCGGGAGTCAGTCCACAGGAAGAGGCCTTTTTGCCAGACAAATCGTCGTCCGGAAAATCGAGCATTCCCGAAAGTCCATCCACATGATTGTCTTCCGGTTCATTAAACCCTACCGGATTCTGGAAGCGCTTTCCGAAAAAGCGCATTCCGGCGTCAAGGTGGAGGTTCTGGCGATGCCCGATACCTTCAAGAAGGATCCTTCCTCCCTCGCGACACTCCAGTCTGCCGGGATACCGGTAAGGATTCTTCCTCCGGACACACCAAAATGGCTCAGGCCCTACTCCATCATCGATTCCCGCATTCTGCTCCAGGGCTCCAGGGGATGGGCCGACACACCGGTTCCATTTCAGAAGCAGCTGTCTGTGCAGTCTTCCATGCTCCTGTTTGAGCGAATTCGTCGCATGGACTTCAATTTCCGGGTGTTCTGGGAGCACTCCCATCCCATTTCCCCGTCTGGTTCCGCGGCAAATCTCCCGGTGCCCCGCTAA